A genomic window from Vanessa cardui chromosome Z, ilVanCard2.1, whole genome shotgun sequence includes:
- the LOC124543258 gene encoding ras-related protein Rab-21: MTTAPSGTHNFKVVLLGEGCVGKTSILLRYIEDKFNDKHLTTLQATFLNKKLNINGKRINLSIWDTAGQEKFHALGPIYYRNSNGAILVYDITDEDSFGKVKNWVKELKKMLGSDIVLIIAGNKVDLEHERTVPLEEAESYADMVGAKHFYTSAKLNQGVEELFLELTREMVERFEQNTRTDSNRTSRVLVVDDEAPTQSTCCLGYRSN, encoded by the exons ATGACTACAGCACCGAGTGGAACACATAATTTCAAAGTGGTATTGTTAGGAGAAGGCTGCGTTGGGAAAACATCTATACTGCTCCGATACATCGAAGATAAATTCAACGATAAACATTTGACTACACTACAG GCAACATTTTTAAACAAGAAACTTAACATCAATGGAAAACGTATTAATCTCTCAATTTGGGATACAGCTGGTCAGGAGAAGTTTCATGCTTTGGGTCccatttattatagaaactcaAATGGTGCCATACTAGTTTATGATATCACAGATGAAGATTCGTTTGGAAAG gttaagAACTGGGTCAAGGAATTGAAGAAAATGCTCGGATcggatattgttttaataatagcaGGCAACAAAGTTGATCTAGAACACGAAAGAACAGTGCCTCTCGAAGAAGCTGAGAG CTACGCAGATATGGTTGGCGCTAAACACTTCTACACGTCGGCAAAGTTGAATCAAGGCGTTGAAGAACTATTTTTGGAGTTGACAAGGGAAATGGTTGAACGATTTGAGCAAAACACCCGGACTGATTCAAATAGAACCTCAAGAGTTCTAGTCGTCGACGATGAAGCACCAACTCAGTCAACATGCTGCTTAGGATATCGAAGTAATTGA
- the LOC124543346 gene encoding protein SPT2 homolog translates to MNTIWVLAVVVGVASADVSLGYQYNPPPTTYGVPSYQVGSSNFNSAYSTANNVASSGVGSGLGSSYSSGIGSGLGSGLGSGLGSGHGSSLGSSLVQSSNGNTGSGYYNGLSSGTGSSSNYNVLGSTNYNTAGSSSGSKFNVDTSGLGSRYNTFGSSGVTGSGSGSKYNYGSSSTGSNSNYNTGATGSGFGSNYNVFGTNGAHGSNYNGGQQGLYHGSSFEQNSGYQSTYHTTADTSGIDNIGSYYQSASAANQFISSNQYQSASAPNYNEYYSQVQHQPAQVFKHFYVHAAPEDPEPTKPRQPIVLPPPQKHYKIIFIKAPTQPAPVPQVIPVPQQNEEKTIVYVLVKKPEDMKNIVLPKFEQKAPTKPEVFFIKYNNKHDSQSLIDNIVSDYNKGGVSATFSGAGVAGSDFKTSSSQASSSSSTSGEETDDTSSATLESIFGSSGSSSLSTAGISSTTPSSLSGLTSGLNSGSSFSSGFGSGSSSSSNFGSGSSSFGSGSKLTSGTTGSSGSFGSSSGTYGSGSGNYGSGSFGSGSNKYSSGSGSFGSSSSNLGSNQYESGSSNKYGSSSGYSSTSGSFGSGSNDLVSKFGPQTGSGNQLATSSISSSNTGNNFASTTSNLGANSGTFGTGSTTSGNKFSSTSSSFDSTSLSSGSGLSSTSAAKPTTFGSSLTTGTLETSSGSLSSGNIDSGLSSIGSGYSTGSNVYESVSNSFDKNSGSVSSGFGNLGSDKYSTGSGSSSSKYESTVFTTSQGVPHETYGVPKFKAL, encoded by the coding sequence GTATTAGCAGTAGTGGTCGGGGTAGCGTCGGCAGACGTTAGCCTTGGATACCAATATAATCCACCGCCTACAACCTATGGCGTCCCATCGTATCAAGTTGGTAGCAGCAACTTCAATAGTGCCTACTCAACAGCCAACAACGTCGCCAGCTCTGGTGTGGGTTCCGGACTCGGTTCCAGCTACAGCTCCGGCATCGGCTCCGGCCTCGGCTCTGGCCTTGGTTCTGGCCTTGGTTCTGGCCACGGTTCAAGCCTCGGCTCCAGCCTAGTACAAAGCTCAAACGGAAATACCGGTTCAGGCTACTACAATGGACTCAGCTCTGGAACCGGTTCATCTTCTAATTACAATGTATTGGGATCCACCAATTACAACACTGCTGGCTCAAGCTCTGGATCTAAGTTCAATGTTGATACATCAGGCCTCGGTTCCAGGTATAATACATTTGGATCCTCTGGAGTAACTGGATCTGGCTCAGGATCAAAGTACAACTATGGTTCATCGAGCACAGGATCTAATTCAAACTACAATACCGGCGCTACAGGTTCAGGCTTTGGTTCCAATTACAACGTGTTTGGCACTAATGGTGCTCATGGCTCAAACTACAATGGTGGACAGCAAGGACTTTACCACGGATCAAGCTTCGAACAAAATTCCGGTTACCAAAGTACATATCATACTACCGCAGACACTAGTGGTATTGACAACATTGGCAGTTACTATCAATCTGCAAGTGCTGCTAATCAATTCATTTCATCAAACCAGTACCAGAGTGCTTCTGCGCCAAATTATAACGAATATTACAGTCAAGTGCAGCACCAACCAGCTCAAGTATTTAAGCACTTCTACGTTCATGCCGCCCCTGAAGACCCAGAACCAACAAAACCACGTCAACCAATAGTTCTACCCCCTCCCCAAAagcattataaaattatcttcatCAAGGCACCAACTCAACCGGCGCCAGTTCCTCAAGTAATTCCAGTACCGCAACAGAATGAAGAAAAGACTATTGTTTATGTCCTTGTTAAGAAACCTGAAGATATGAAGAACATTGTTTTGCCCAAATTCGAGCAAAAGGCACCAACTAAACCTGAAGTcttctttataaaatacaataataaacatgacTCCCAATCTTTGATTGACAATATCGTTAGTGATTACAACAAGGGGGGAGTTTCCGCTACATTCTCTGGTGCAGGTGTTGCTGGCTCTGATTTCAAAACTAGCTCTTCACAGGCATCCTCTTCTTCAAGTACCTCCGGAGAAGAAACCGATGATACATCTTCTGCCACTCTAGAATCTATTTTCGGTAGCTCTGGTAGTTCTAGCTTATCTACAGCTGGAATTTCTTCAACCACTCCAAGTTCTCTCTCTGGTCTAACTAGTGGATTAAACTCTGGAAGTAGTTTCTCTTCCGGTTTTGGTTCTGGTAGTAGCAGTTCATCCAACTTTGGGTCCGGTTCAAGCAGCTTTGGTTCAGGAAGCAAACTTACTTCCGGTACTACTGGCAGTTCTGGAAGCTTCGGTTCTTCTTCGGGCACCTATGGCTCCGGTTCTGGTAACTATGGTTCTGGTAGTTTTGGTTCAGGCTCCAATAAATATTCTTCTGGATCTGGAAGTTTTGGATCTAGTTCTAGCAATTTAGGCTCTAATCAATATGAATCTGGTTCAAGTAACAAATACGGATCAAGCTCTGGCTATAGTTCAACTTCAGGAAGTTTTGGTTCCGGTTCCAATGATTTAGTTTCCAAATTTGGCCCCCAAACAGGTTCAGGTAATCAGCTTGCTACTAGTTCTATTAGTTCATCAAATACAGGAAATAACTTTGCATCAACTACTAGTAACTTGGGTGCAAACTCCGGTACTTTCGGTACTGGTTCTACCACTTCGGGTAACAAATTTAGTTCTACTTCTAGTAGCTTCGATTCTACTTCCTTGTCCTCTGGTTCTGGTTTATCAAGTACATCAGCTGCTAAGCCTACCACTTTCGGCTCAAGCCTTACAACTGGAACCCTTGAAACAAGCTCTGGAAGTCTTTCTTCGGGCAATATTGATTCCGGCCTTAGCAGCATCGGTTCAGGCTATAGTACCGGCTCGAATGTTTACGAATCTGTCTCCAATAGCTTCGATAAAAATTCTGGCAGTGTCAGTTCCGGTTTCGGTAACTTGGGTTCGGACAAGTATAGTACTGGCTCAGGCAGCTCAAGTTCTAAGTATGAATCAACTGTTTTTACAACTAGTCAAGGTGTCCCCCATGAAACCTATGGAGTACCTAAATTTAAAGCATTATAG